In one window of Parcubacteria group bacterium DNA:
- a CDS encoding DNA recombination protein RmuC: MVIVYILLSVLIILAILILVSLLRSGHGVQNNERLGAVSQQISDMNMTNDRMRISIEQNLERIHQAGQNQFREARAVISEITQKSDRLIDHVNRRLGDLDRTNQRIVDFSEQLRDLQDILRNPKQRGVLGEVILEHVLSNVLPPDTFRMQYAFSSGEIVDAVVFVKDKVIPIDSKFSLENYERVMNAGANDNITALKQQFRQDLKKRIDETSKYIRPDEGTTEFAFMFIPSEAIYYDLLVNKVGDINMIEYAFKDRHVVVVSPTSFLAYLQTVLHGLRAMEIEENAKHIKLRVEQLSKHWLAFETYIQKMGRTLQTTVSHFNKAYSELGKVDRDVMRITERAEQDIIVEHVDKPELDL; the protein is encoded by the coding sequence ATGGTCATTGTATACATCCTTTTGAGCGTTCTTATCATCCTTGCCATTTTGATATTGGTGTCGCTTTTGCGGTCCGGGCATGGCGTGCAGAACAATGAGCGCTTGGGCGCGGTATCGCAGCAGATCAGCGATATGAATATGACAAATGATCGTATGCGCATATCCATTGAGCAGAACCTTGAGCGTATTCATCAAGCGGGACAAAATCAGTTTCGTGAGGCGCGTGCAGTGATCAGCGAGATCACACAAAAGTCAGATCGATTGATCGATCATGTCAATCGTCGACTTGGTGATCTGGATCGTACCAATCAGCGTATTGTTGATTTTTCAGAACAGTTGCGCGATTTGCAGGATATATTGCGTAATCCGAAGCAAAGAGGTGTGTTGGGGGAGGTTATTTTGGAGCATGTTCTTTCCAACGTTTTGCCACCGGATACATTTCGCATGCAGTATGCTTTTTCGAGCGGTGAGATCGTGGATGCCGTTGTTTTTGTGAAGGACAAGGTTATCCCCATTGATTCCAAATTTTCTCTGGAAAATTATGAACGTGTAATGAATGCCGGCGCAAACGATAATATTACGGCATTGAAACAGCAATTCCGACAAGACCTTAAAAAGAGGATCGATGAAACGTCAAAATATATCCGTCCCGATGAGGGGACGACGGAATTTGCTTTTATGTTCATCCCGTCAGAAGCGATCTATTATGACTTGCTTGTTAACAAAGTTGGTGATATAAACATGATTGAGTATGCATTCAAAGATCGGCACGTCGTTGTGGTGTCACCAACATCATTTTTGGCGTATTTGCAGACAGTTTTACATGGATTGCGAGCGATGGAGATTGAAGAAAATGCCAAACACATCAAATTGCGCGTTGAACAGCTGAGTAAACACTGGCTCGCTTTTGAAACATATATTCAAAAAATGGGCAGAACATTGCAGACAACGGTGAGTCATTTCAACAAGGCATATAGTGAACTGGGAAAGGTTGATCGTGATGTGATGCGGATCACAGAGCGCGCGGAACAGGATATTATCGTGGAACATGTGGATAAACCGGAACTTGATCTCTAA